In Haliscomenobacter hydrossis DSM 1100, the DNA window TGGCATCATCGGTGGGTCTTATGGCGGGTACATGACCATGGCTGCTATGACCTTCGCACCAGATGAATTCAAAGTGGGTGTCGACATTTTTGGGGTCACCAACTGGCTGCGGACGCTCAAATCCATTCCGCCTTATTGGGAATCTTTCCGCAGCGCCCTTTACGCCGAATTGGGTGATCCGTTTACAGCAGACTCGGTGCGTTTGCACAAAATCTCTCCACTTTTCCATACCGAACACGTCAAAAACCCCATCATGGTGCTGCAAGGTGCCAATGATCCCCGAGTTTTACAAGTAGAATCGGATGAAATCGTAGCGGGTGTCAAGAAAAACAAGGTGCCCGTTGAGTACATCGTTTTTCCCGATGAAGGCCATGGTTTTGTAAAAAAAGAAAACGAAATCAAGGGCTACAGCGCTGTCCTCAAATTTCTGGACAAGTACTTAAAGCAGGAAAAAGAAATGAAAAATTAAATTGAAAAGTTGAAAAGTTTATGGCCTTCCACTGTTCTATATTAGTGCGCTTATATTGCACTACCGAACTTTTCAACTCTTCAACATTTCAACTCTTTAACTTTAAAATCAGTTCGCAATGAAAACACTTATTACCCTTTGTTTTTGTGCACTGGGCTATCTGGCTTTTGCCCAAAAACACGATGGCATTTCCAACAACCTGGACAACCTGTTTCGCTTATCAGATGCCAAAACCCGCTCTATTTCTCCCGAAAACTTTAGCGGAGAAAAAGGCAAAGGCGGTATGGCCACAGAAGGCACCGGGGCCAACGCCGCCCGTGGCTTGGGCCAGGGCTGGAAAGTCAGTCCAAGTGTAAAAATCCCCTCCAAAACCACCTTCACCATGGCGGAGATCAATGGTTCTGGAGCCATTCAACACATTTGGCTGACGCCTGCTGGCATCAAGTGGCGCTACGCCATTTTACGGATTTATTGGGACGACGAAAAAGAACCCTCGGTCGAAGCTCCACTCGGTGATTTTTTCTGCATGGGCTGGAACCAGTATGCGCCCGTCAATTCCCTGGCGGTTTGTGTCAACCCCGGCAGTGCCTTCAATTGCTACTGGGTAATGCCCTTCCGCAAAAAAGCCAAAATCACCATTGAGAACCTGGCCGACGAAGAATTTCGCTTATACTATCAAGTGGATTACGTTGAAACCACCGTGCCCGACGATGCAGCGTACTTTCATGCCCAGTTCCGCCGCACCAATCCCGTGCCCTACAAAGAAGTATACACGCTTGTCGACGGCATCAAAGGTAAAGGCCACTACGTGGGCACGTACATTGCCTGGGGCGTACACAACAATGGCTGGTGGGGCGAAGGGGAAATCAAGTTCTACATCGATGGAGACAAGGATTTCCCCACCATTTGCGGCACCGGAACGGAGGACTATTTCTGTGGCTCTTACGATTTTGACGTGCGCAAAAAGAACGCTGCGGGCCTGGATGTGGTAGAGTACCAGGAATTCAACACACCCTACGTAGGCCTCCCGCAGGTCATTCGCGGCGACGGGCATTACCAGGTGATGCAACGTTTTGGGATGTACCGTTGGCACATTCCAGATCCAATTCGTTTTGAAAAAGACCTCAAGGTGACCATCCAGGCACTGGGCTGGCGGGGCGATGGGCGCTATCTGCCCTTGCAGGATGACATTGCTTCGGTGGTGTTTTGGTACCAGACGGAGCCGCATGGGACCTTCCCGAAGTTGCCGGAGCGAGATAAATTGGAGGTCAATTGAGTAAATCGTACTTAGGTGGACCTTACGTTTCTTAGGTTTCTTAGGTGGTGAAACCCCCAGCTGATCAATTTTTTCTTTTCACCACCTAAGAAACCTAAGACCTGTCGATTACCCACAAATCCCCTAATTAGGTTTGTGGTTGATATTGAGCATTTTACTGCGGCCTCAGAACCCCCGACCCCTAAAGGGGAGCACATTTTAGGTAACTAAAAGGCCTTACTTTTTCTAAAAAAGGGGGAAATATTACGATTATCGAAAATATACTCCCCTTTAGGGGTTGGGGGTTCTGAAGCTAAAGCACAATCTCGCATTCAATGTGCGGATTTGTGGGTAATCGACAGACCTAAGACACTTTAGTACGCTGCAATAGATTAACCAGTTCATTACTTCCATTCAACGGGTATCTCAACCATCGTTTTGTCCCAAGCAATACGCATTGTAGTCGCTTTCACGTCCGCTTTTTCAAAAGCAATCGCCAGGTTTTCAACCACATCCGTGGTGCTTTTCACCGGAACCACGACCCGCAACACATCCAGGTTTTCTTTGTAGCTGTATGCTCCCCAATGATCGAGTTCGGAGTTCAAAACAATGGTCCATTCGTTTTGGTCTGGGATAGCAAACAGAGCATAGGTTCCAGCTTTCACCATTTTTCCGCCGAAAGTAACATCTTGATAAAACTTGATTTCGGTAGCTTCATTGGCTCCCAATCGCCAGATTTTACCAAAAGGAATCAGTTTTCCAAACACTTCCCGTTCTTTTTTCGCCGGGCGACTATAGATGACCCGCACCACGGCAACTGCATCCGCTCCTCCAATTTTATCGGGTGCAAACTTGCGGTCATGCGCAAAATCATGCGGGTAATAACTGACGTCCATCGGGCTTTTGTCTAGGCCAGGTAACTTTTGAGCACTGAGTTCAAGGCTCGTACCCAACAACAACAACAACAACAACAATACGCTTGGCTTCATGTTTTTTGTGGTGAAGATAACGCAAGTCATGGGAACGAGATGTCGCCAGCGCAACAAGTCTACTCTACCAACACCTCACTGTGTGGTAAGGCCAAATCCCGATCCATCGTAATGAATACAATGGAGTCTCCTTTTTTGCATTGACTCAGCACTTTGCTCGCCTCAATCTCCTCATAAGCTTGGTCAGCATACAAAAACAAGGTTTTCGTATTGCCATCGCGAATGGCAACTTTGAAGCGGCGTTTACCTCGAGGATCAGCTGAACCGTTTTCACCCAAGCTGACTGGTTGAACAGTAAAAACTCCCTTTGCATCCATCGCAAGTTCACATTTGCCAGAGGTGCTGTATTCATTGACCACCATTTTATTGTTCAACAATACAGCCGTACAATTGGTAAAATCGTTTTGCCCTTTTGCTACAAAAGCCGCACTCAGGCAGAGCAGGAATAACATTGCTTTAAACACTTGCATACATTTTTGATTTGATCATGAAAAATTTGGGTGATTTCTTACGTAGGTAAAATTAAGGGCAAGCATTGTAAAGGGCGTTAAAACGGAGTAAAACAATGTAAATGAAATGTAAAACCCGTTTTTAGAAGGAAAAAGCACTTAATTTTGTGGCCATGATGGTAAAAAAGATACAGCTTTGGCTGATACCCACAAGTCTGGTGCTCCTGGCGATCCTGATTCTTTCCGCAGTGTGGTGGCAGGAACCGGATTCTAAAAACACGGTACTACAGGCGGTACGGGTCAATCTGGCTTTGCGCAAAACCGGAGATCGTTTGCTGGATTTGGCAGGAGATCGTACTTCCACCATCGCCCCGGTGCGCCGAATTGATGAACACACCTGGTTGTTGCGCCTGGAGCGAGCGTTCAATTACGATAGTCTACCCCGGATTTTGCACCAGTCTCTCCTCCAACATGGCATCAGCAATGAGTACAATGTGAGTGTGCTGCGTTGCTCCGACGATGAACTGATCCTCGGCTACACTGCCAGTGATTATCAGCTGGATAAAGTCGTGCCTTGTGGTGGCCGTGAGATCGACGTCGCCTGCCTTAATATTCAAGTGAATTTTTTGGAAAAAAACATCCCTGCGACCAATCCCTGGAAAACGCGTTTTTTGCTATTGAGTGGGCTTTTGTTTGCTGCGGCTTTGGGGAGCTTATTTTACCGCAGAAAATCCAATGTTGAGTCAACTATTCCTATGGCCACTGAAACCAACACAGACTTGCACTTTGGGCAATGCAGTCTGGACCTTGGAAACCAAAAATTGTGGGTCAAAGGGCAGCTTAAAAACCTCACTTTTCGCGAAGCGAAACTATTGAACTACCTGATCCAAAATGCCAATCAAGTACTGGATCGCGAGCGCATTCTCGAAGCCATCTGGCATGACGAAGGCATGCTCGTGGGGCGCAGTCTGGATGTGTTTGTTTCCCGTTTACGGAAACTGTTGCAGGAGGATGAGGGCATTCGGATTGTAAGTGTGCATGGGGTTGGATATCGGTTTGAGGTGTAGTTTCTACATTAACACCTCTACAATCCTACCGACCCCTTCCTCCAAAGGCGCGACCACCGGAATATCCAATTTGGCCTCATATTCCTGCTGATACGCCTCAATTTCCGCCTTACTCGCCCCTTGAGTATTCAGCGCCAAGGCGACTACTTCCGAGCCATAGGCCCGAATCAAAGCAATTTCACTTTCCACCGTAGGAATCGGTCCCCATTCGGGCAAATCATCAAAAAATTCCCGCTTCATCGGTACCACCAATACCACCTTTTTGGCGTTGCCAGATATTAAAAATTCCGGACCACAGGGGCCACTGGGATTGCGCAATGCCGATTGGCCTTCCAGGAAAATGATCTCGGCGTGGGTTTCTTCCCAACAGGAAACAATCGCGTGTTCCAGTTCTCCGGAGATGAAATCATTGAGTGTAGAGTCAAAAATAAAGCCGTATTGCCCCCCTTGCATCCAACCCGTTTGCCCCGTGTAAATCATTTCTGCCTTATGGCCCTTGGCCCGACAGGCATCGCGCAAAAAGCGGGCAGTGGTGCGTTTGCCCGTAGCACAATCCATGCCCATTACGGCTACGATTGGTGCGGTAACTTTATAAATATCTCCTTCCCAAAAATGCAAATCTGCCCGACTTTTGGGTTTGCGCACATCGATCAGGGTCGCGTTATTGGCTGCGGCCAAAGCGACGATTTCAGGTTTTTCACCCAAAAAATCATGCAAACCATTCACAATAGAAATGCCCTGGCTCAGCGCAAAACGGATTTCACCCAGCATGTCCGGTGGCAAGATGCCTCCTACCGTGGCTACACCAACGATGCAATAGTCGGGTTTGCTGCGCAAGGCGGATAAGGCATCTACCACTTTGCCATACACTGGAATGTTGCAGGGTCTGCCATCCATCACCTCCCCAGCATCTTTGCCAGCATGCGCATGATCGATCACCGCCTGGATGGTAAAACGTTCGGTTCCGCGCAACAAGCCGTGCGTTGTTTTGGCATTCATGGTATTCAAAAAACCGCCCGCAAGGACGATGGCATTGCCCGTTTTCATTGTACTTCTAATTTGGTGGCTAAAATACAGTTCTATACGAATATCCTATGAAATGCCTTCCTTTTTATCACCTGCCCAGTTTTCGATAACTCAAGGGGCTTTGCCCGGTAGCCGCTTTAAATGCTTTGTGGAAATACGAAACATTGCCAAAACCACTTTCAAAACAAATCGCGGCTACCACTTTATCCGTCGTGCGCAACAATTGGCAAGCATGATTGAGTCGAATTTCCGTCATCACCGCTACAAAGGTTTTGCGGGTAATTTTTTTAAAATAGCGACAAAAAGCGGTTGGGGTCAAATTGGCTACCGCCGCAATGGTTTCCAGCGCGATGTCCTCTTTAAAATGCTCGATGAGGTAGGCGTATACTTTGCGAAAACGTTCGGATTCCAGCGTGGAAAGCATTTGTTGCGAAAAATAGAGGTCCAGCAACTCAAATTCTTCCGATACGGCAATACCCTGCAACACTTCCAAGACCTGCAACAAGCGCTGAAACGCCGACAGCTTGGCCATTGTGCGCATTTTTTCCGCCACCCAATCGCGGGTTTTACCTTTGATCAAAATACCTGCCTGAGCTTTTTGGAACAATTGCCGAATCACCGCCATCTCGCTCAACTGCAAAAATGCCGGGCCCGCAAAATCTTCGCTAAATTGGATGACAATCGACTGAGCAGCGTCAGATCCCTCCTCTTCTTCTGCTCCTAACCAACAATGTGGTACGTAAGCGCCCAGCAAGACCAGGTCACCTTCGGCAAAATTGGCAACATGCTGGCCCACAAAACGTTTGCCCTGACTTCGTTCAATCAAAGTCAACTCCAATTCTGGATGAAAATGGTAGGGAACGGTGAACCTTGGCAAACTAAAGTGCCGGTATTGGATGGCATAATCTCCATGCCCACTAATTTGTTCATAAATGGCTTTCATTTTTGGCGATAATTATCATTTTTTACCCGATCAAACTTCAATAAAGCTAAAATTACACACTTATTGGCAAAAAACGACCAATAAAAATTCAAGCAGCTATGCTTACTTTGTAGCACTGAATTGGACACCTTTTTCACCAAAAACACCCACATCGTATGTCACAAACCATTGCACTTCCAGCTCTGGATAGCCACTATCCAGTAGCTGCGGAACAACAGGCTTTTTTTCAAAAAAATGGCCACATTTTGCTTTCGGGCATCCTCACTGCCGAGGAAGTTGCCGCTTACCGAGAGGTGATTGTTGATGCCGCCGACCGTTACAATACCGAAAAGCGCAAAATGGAAGAGCGCGATACCTACGGCAAAGCCTTTTTGCAAATCATGAACCTCTGGGAAGTGGATGAAAACGTACGCAAGTATACCCTGGCCAAACGTTTTGCTCAAATCGCCGCCGACCTGATGGGGGTTGAACGGGTACGCCTTTACCACGACCAGGCCTTGTTCAAAGAGCCAGGAGGTGGCCTGACCCCCTGGCACCAGGACCAATACTACTGGCCCATCGACACGACCAATACCGTCACCATGTGGATGCCATTGGTAGACATCAGCGTAGAAATGGGCATGTTGACTTTTGCCTCTGGCTCTCAAGAGCTTGGCTTTTTGGGCAATTTGGCCATTTCCGACGACTCCGAAGCTGTTTTGGGGGATTTGGTCAAGGAAAAAGGCTACCCCATTTCCCAACCTGCCACGATGAAAGCTGGCGACGCTACTTTCCACGCGGGTTGGACCCTGCACTCTGCCCCCGGTAACCAATCGCCCAACATGCGCGAAGTAATGACTGTCATCTATATGGCCGATGGCGCCAAAGTAACCGAACCAAAAAACAAAAACCAGGAAGCCGACCGTCAACGCTGGCTCATGAGCAAAGCCATCGGCACCCTGATTGACTCGCCGCTCAACCCGGTTTTATGATCCAATGTCGAGCTGCCGTGGCAGATGGCAAGGGTGGTTTTTCCATTCAAACCATTGCCGTTGCTGACCCCAACGGTGACGAAGTATTGGTGCAAATCAAAGCCGCTGGCATCTGTCATACCGATTGGGATTCTCAATCCTGGGGCAAAGCGCTGGTCATGGGGCATGAAGGGGCGGGAGTGGTGCTCAAGGTAGGGCCGCAGGTCAAGTCCCTGCAAGTGGGCGATGCGGTAATGCTGAACTGGGCCATTCCCTGCTACGAATGTTTCCAGTGTCAGGAGGGCAATCAACACATTTGTGAGCGCAATTCTGCAGTTACAGCAGGCAACAAACTGAGCCAGGGGCACGCCACTTTTGAGTCAACACACTATCATGGTGAACCGATTGAACGCGCTTTCAGTTTGGGGACCATGTCAGAGTATACCCTGGTGCGCGAGGCCGCTTGTGTCAAAATTGAGGTGGACATGCCCTTTCCTTCGGCAGCTATTGTTGGTTGTGGGGTTATGACGGGGTATGGCTCGGTGGTCAACGCCGCCAAAGTTAAAGCGGGCTCATCCGTCGTGGTGCTGGGCACGGGTGGTGTTGGACTCAATGTCATCCAGGGCGCGCGAATTGCGGGCGCAGGCAAAATCATCGCCATTGATGTCAATCCAGCCCGTCTGGAAATGGCGATGGAATACGGCGCAACCCATTCCATTCTGGCCGATAAAGCGGATACCGGGCTGCTCCAGGCCGCTCGTGTGGTCAAAACCATGACGGGGGGCCGAGGGGCCGATTATGCGTTTGAGTGTACCGCCATTCCTGAACTTGGGGCTGCTCCACTGGCGATGGTGCGCAATGCGGGCACGGCGGTACAAGTCAGCGGCATCGAGCAAGAGATTGTGATCGACATGAACTTGTTTGAGTGGGATAAAGTGTACATCAACCCGCTGTACGGCAAATGTCGCCCGCAAATTGATTTCCCCATTTTGCAAGCGCTGTATGCCAAAGGAGATTTGCTGTTGGATGAAATGGTAACCCGCACTTACCCGCTGGAGGAATTGGCGCAGGCTTTTGCGGACATGCATGCCGGGAAAAATGCGAAAGGGGTAGTCGTTTTTTAACACAACGATACTCGCAGCTTCGCTGCTTCGTTTATTTTTTTACCACGACGAATTATTTGATTCGGCTTCGCCAAATCTTTTCAACACGACGACGCGACGAAACGACGACGCGACGTTCTCAGCGCTTCGCACTGAGTGTCCCAACGCTTGGCGTTGGGTTATAGCGGTAGCTAACGTCGTGTCGTCGTTTCGTCGCGCCGTCGTGTTAGAAAACAAGCAGCGAAGCTGTGTCAAAATGAAATTTATGCATACACGACGCTCGCCAATTCTGCCAAATAAATCATTTCCTTCGTGGTAAACCAATACTGTCATGAGTCAATTTTTCACCACCAAAATCGCCGAGTTTGCCGGCCTCCACTTCATCACTGTCAAGAGCAATGCCCTGCACCGCCGCGCTGACATTACCGTTTTTACGCCCCATATCGACCCACTGC includes these proteins:
- a CDS encoding glycoside hydrolase family 172 protein, with the protein product MKTLITLCFCALGYLAFAQKHDGISNNLDNLFRLSDAKTRSISPENFSGEKGKGGMATEGTGANAARGLGQGWKVSPSVKIPSKTTFTMAEINGSGAIQHIWLTPAGIKWRYAILRIYWDDEKEPSVEAPLGDFFCMGWNQYAPVNSLAVCVNPGSAFNCYWVMPFRKKAKITIENLADEEFRLYYQVDYVETTVPDDAAYFHAQFRRTNPVPYKEVYTLVDGIKGKGHYVGTYIAWGVHNNGWWGEGEIKFYIDGDKDFPTICGTGTEDYFCGSYDFDVRKKNAAGLDVVEYQEFNTPYVGLPQVIRGDGHYQVMQRFGMYRWHIPDPIRFEKDLKVTIQALGWRGDGRYLPLQDDIASVVFWYQTEPHGTFPKLPERDKLEVN
- a CDS encoding DUF2911 domain-containing protein; its protein translation is MKPSVLLLLLLLLGTSLELSAQKLPGLDKSPMDVSYYPHDFAHDRKFAPDKIGGADAVAVVRVIYSRPAKKEREVFGKLIPFGKIWRLGANEATEIKFYQDVTFGGKMVKAGTYALFAIPDQNEWTIVLNSELDHWGAYSYKENLDVLRVVVPVKSTTDVVENLAIAFEKADVKATTMRIAWDKTMVEIPVEWK
- a CDS encoding winged helix-turn-helix domain-containing protein; protein product: MMVKKIQLWLIPTSLVLLAILILSAVWWQEPDSKNTVLQAVRVNLALRKTGDRLLDLAGDRTSTIAPVRRIDEHTWLLRLERAFNYDSLPRILHQSLLQHGISNEYNVSVLRCSDDELILGYTASDYQLDKVVPCGGREIDVACLNIQVNFLEKNIPATNPWKTRFLLLSGLLFAAALGSLFYRRKSNVESTIPMATETNTDLHFGQCSLDLGNQKLWVKGQLKNLTFREAKLLNYLIQNANQVLDRERILEAIWHDEGMLVGRSLDVFVSRLRKLLQEDEGIRIVSVHGVGYRFEV
- a CDS encoding DUF1611 domain-containing protein produces the protein MKTGNAIVLAGGFLNTMNAKTTHGLLRGTERFTIQAVIDHAHAGKDAGEVMDGRPCNIPVYGKVVDALSALRSKPDYCIVGVATVGGILPPDMLGEIRFALSQGISIVNGLHDFLGEKPEIVALAAANNATLIDVRKPKSRADLHFWEGDIYKVTAPIVAVMGMDCATGKRTTARFLRDACRAKGHKAEMIYTGQTGWMQGGQYGFIFDSTLNDFISGELEHAIVSCWEETHAEIIFLEGQSALRNPSGPCGPEFLISGNAKKVVLVVPMKREFFDDLPEWGPIPTVESEIALIRAYGSEVVALALNTQGASKAEIEAYQQEYEAKLDIPVVAPLEEGVGRIVEVLM
- a CDS encoding AraC family transcriptional regulator, whose protein sequence is MKAIYEQISGHGDYAIQYRHFSLPRFTVPYHFHPELELTLIERSQGKRFVGQHVANFAEGDLVLLGAYVPHCWLGAEEEEGSDAAQSIVIQFSEDFAGPAFLQLSEMAVIRQLFQKAQAGILIKGKTRDWVAEKMRTMAKLSAFQRLLQVLEVLQGIAVSEEFELLDLYFSQQMLSTLESERFRKVYAYLIEHFKEDIALETIAAVANLTPTAFCRYFKKITRKTFVAVMTEIRLNHACQLLRTTDKVVAAICFESGFGNVSYFHKAFKAATGQSPLSYRKLGR
- a CDS encoding phytanoyl-CoA dioxygenase family protein, yielding MSQTIALPALDSHYPVAAEQQAFFQKNGHILLSGILTAEEVAAYREVIVDAADRYNTEKRKMEERDTYGKAFLQIMNLWEVDENVRKYTLAKRFAQIAADLMGVERVRLYHDQALFKEPGGGLTPWHQDQYYWPIDTTNTVTMWMPLVDISVEMGMLTFASGSQELGFLGNLAISDDSEAVLGDLVKEKGYPISQPATMKAGDATFHAGWTLHSAPGNQSPNMREVMTVIYMADGAKVTEPKNKNQEADRQRWLMSKAIGTLIDSPLNPVL
- a CDS encoding Zn-dependent alcohol dehydrogenase; the encoded protein is MIQCRAAVADGKGGFSIQTIAVADPNGDEVLVQIKAAGICHTDWDSQSWGKALVMGHEGAGVVLKVGPQVKSLQVGDAVMLNWAIPCYECFQCQEGNQHICERNSAVTAGNKLSQGHATFESTHYHGEPIERAFSLGTMSEYTLVREAACVKIEVDMPFPSAAIVGCGVMTGYGSVVNAAKVKAGSSVVVLGTGGVGLNVIQGARIAGAGKIIAIDVNPARLEMAMEYGATHSILADKADTGLLQAARVVKTMTGGRGADYAFECTAIPELGAAPLAMVRNAGTAVQVSGIEQEIVIDMNLFEWDKVYINPLYGKCRPQIDFPILQALYAKGDLLLDEMVTRTYPLEELAQAFADMHAGKNAKGVVVF